In Francisella orientalis FNO12, the sequence ATCTTCCCAGTAAGGGTTTCTAATATTGTAAACTTCTATCATAGCCTCTTTAAGTTCTTGATAGTCATCTGGGCTTAAGTAATCAAGTTTGATATTTTCTACATTTACCATTTTTTAGTTGTTTGAGTTTAAAAAGATAGTTAATACAAGGTATATTACTATAAACTTTAGTTTGTAAATCCCTTGATCAAATTTAATTTGCTATCGCAAGCGTATTAAATTTTCATAATTATCTAACTTTTTATTTGCATCAACTTAGTCTTCTTTATTATTTCTTGCTATAATATTGTGATTAAATTTGTCTATTTATTTTTTAAAAACTTTTGAAGGGTTGATTTAAATGAGAACACATTATAGTTCAGATGTTAATGAGAAGTTACAAAATCAAAAAGTAACAATTTGTGGTTGGGTGCATAGACGTCGCGATCATGGCGGTGTTATTTTCTTAGATATTAGAGATAGAACTGGTCTAGTCCAGTTAGTTTTTAATCCAGAGAGTAAGGCTTTTAAAGTAGCAGATAGCCTAAGAGGTGAGTATGTAATCAAAGCTACAGGTACTGTAAATCTACGTCCAGAAGGTCAAGAGAACAAAAATCTTGCTAGTGGTAAAGTAGAAATCATTGGTGAAGATCTAGAGATAGTAAATAAGTCTAAAACTATCCCGTTTCAGTTAGATGATTTCCAATTAACTGGTGAAGATGTCAAACTTAAGTATCGCTATATTGATTTACGTCGTCCAGAAATGCAAAACAAATTAATTATACGTTCTAAAGCTATTAGATATGTGCGTAATTTCTTAGATAATAATGGCTTTTTAGATATTGAAACGCCATTTTTGACAAAAGCAACTCCAGAAGGTGCTAGAGACTACCTTGTACCCAGTCGTAATTTTAATGGTAAGTTCTATGCTCTTCCTCAATCTCCTCAGCTATTCAAACAGCTTTTGATGGTTTCGGGCTTTGATAGATATTATCAGGTTGTTAAATGTTTTCGTGATGAAGATTTAAGAGCTGATAGACAGCCAGAATTTACACAAATAGATATCGAGGCTTCATTTATAGATGAAGCATTCATTATGTCTACTATGGAAAAAATGATTATTGGTCTTTTTGATGTTACTATCGGCGTGAAATTCAATACTCCGTTCCAAGTAATGACTTATGCAGAAGCTATGGATAAGTATGGTTTAGATAAGCCAGATTTAAGAATTCCTCTTGAGTTTGTAAATATCAAAGAAGATATGAAAAATGAAGAGTTTAAGGTGTTTTCTGGACCAGCAAATGATCCGGAAGCTCGTGTGGTAGCTATGCGTGTGCCAGGTGGTAATGATAAGCTTAGCCGTAAGAAAATCGATGAGTATACTAAGTTTGTTGGTATCTATGGAGCAAGAGGGCTTGCATATATCAAGATTAATTCACTATCTGAAGGTAAAGATGGTTTACAGTCTCCGATTGTGAAAAATATCTCTGAAGAGACACTATTCAAGGTTATTGAAAAAACAGGTGCTCAAGTCGGTGATGTATTGTTCTTTGGCGCAGCTAAAGCTAATATTGTTAATGATTCTATGGGAGCATTGAGAGCTAAAATTGGTGAAGACTTTGAAATATTCACTAAAGACTGGGCACCATTATGGGTTGTTGATTTTCCTATGTTTGAGAAAGATGGTAATCGTTTATATGCTGTTCATCATCCATTTACAGCTCCTAAGGTTGATACTGTTGAAGAGCTTACTAAAGATCCTAAAAATCTACTTTCAAGAGCTTATGATATGGTTATCAATGGTTATGAAGTTGGTGGTGGTTCTATTCGTATTCATAGACAAGATATGCAGGCTAAAGTATTTAACTTATTAGGTATTTCTGATGAGGAAGCTCGTGAGAAGTTTGGCTTTATGCTAGATGCGTTATCTTATGGTACGCCGGTTCATGGGGGTATTGCATTTGGTGTGGATAGATTAATTATGCTACTTACAAATACTACAAATATCCGTGATGTGATAGCATTTCCTAAAACTCAGACAGCTAGCTGTTTGATGACAGAAGCGCCATCTAATGTTTCTCTTGAGCAATTAAATGAGCTGGGTATAGCTGTTAAGAAAGAAGATAAATAATCTCTAAGTTAATTCAATTTTTCTCAAAATTAACATTATTGATTTTTGCTAGTTATCTAAGATAAAGTTATTCAGTAATTTAAGATTCTAAAATATCTTTATTTTCAGTTTTTGTCCAGTGAGCATTTGGTCTGTCAATATATTGAAAATAATCGTTAGTAAAAGCTCCTTGTATACAAGTTTCTCTACTATGTCTAAAAGTAGTATTTTCATCATTCATGATTGCTTCCATCACACCAGGACCTGTTAAGTACCAAACACCTAAATCAGATCTATTAGCTTCGATATTTTTAAGGATAATATCAATGTACTCTTTAATCTTTGAATTATTTGGAGCCGCTGCTAAAAAATAGTTAGTTGCGTAGTACTTTTTAGACTCATCTGTTTCTTTTCTATGCTTAGCTTTTATAAACATTTCGTTATTTTTTTTCAAGAATTTCTCAGGTCTAGCTACAAGACAGCCATCCATATCTATATATAGACCACCATTTTTGTAGATAGCCAATAGTCTCCAAAGATCTGCTTTAGCTGCTCCAACTGTTAGCCTTTTATACGCACTTAGAGCTTCTGGATGATTTTCGGCAATATATTTATCTACGGCATCATTATCCATGAATCTATACTCATAGCACGGAGCCATAAAACGATTAAACAAATAGTTTACATATAGTGGTAGAGTTACTTTATTAGTAAAGTTTGTTTGCCAAATAATTCTAGGGACATTTGATTCTTTTTTTATTTTTATAAGTGGTTTGCTGTAGCTTGACAGAGTAAATCTTTTTTTTGGGAATATCTTATGAAAAAGCTTGGATACTAGCTTGACTATATTTCCTATAATTCTGATAAATCTACTACTTATAATATCGACATTTAGCATAAAAATATAAACTATTGAATGTTATAATCTCATCATTATAACATCCGAACTTTTTTTATGTTACTTGAAAATCAGAGCATCAAAAATGCCTTAGTAATTTTTAAATCAAAACCTGCAAAG encodes:
- the aspS gene encoding aspartate--tRNA ligase, encoding MRTHYSSDVNEKLQNQKVTICGWVHRRRDHGGVIFLDIRDRTGLVQLVFNPESKAFKVADSLRGEYVIKATGTVNLRPEGQENKNLASGKVEIIGEDLEIVNKSKTIPFQLDDFQLTGEDVKLKYRYIDLRRPEMQNKLIIRSKAIRYVRNFLDNNGFLDIETPFLTKATPEGARDYLVPSRNFNGKFYALPQSPQLFKQLLMVSGFDRYYQVVKCFRDEDLRADRQPEFTQIDIEASFIDEAFIMSTMEKMIIGLFDVTIGVKFNTPFQVMTYAEAMDKYGLDKPDLRIPLEFVNIKEDMKNEEFKVFSGPANDPEARVVAMRVPGGNDKLSRKKIDEYTKFVGIYGARGLAYIKINSLSEGKDGLQSPIVKNISEETLFKVIEKTGAQVGDVLFFGAAKANIVNDSMGALRAKIGEDFEIFTKDWAPLWVVDFPMFEKDGNRLYAVHHPFTAPKVDTVEELTKDPKNLLSRAYDMVINGYEVGGGSIRIHRQDMQAKVFNLLGISDEEAREKFGFMLDALSYGTPVHGGIAFGVDRLIMLLTNTTNIRDVIAFPKTQTASCLMTEAPSNVSLEQLNELGIAVKKEDK
- a CDS encoding glycosyltransferase family 32 protein; this encodes MLNVDIISSRFIRIIGNIVKLVSKLFHKIFPKKRFTLSSYSKPLIKIKKESNVPRIIWQTNFTNKVTLPLYVNYLFNRFMAPCYEYRFMDNDAVDKYIAENHPEALSAYKRLTVGAAKADLWRLLAIYKNGGLYIDMDGCLVARPEKFLKKNNEMFIKAKHRKETDESKKYYATNYFLAAAPNNSKIKEYIDIILKNIEANRSDLGVWYLTGPGVMEAIMNDENTTFRHSRETCIQGAFTNDYFQYIDRPNAHWTKTENKDILES